Proteins found in one Balaenoptera musculus isolate JJ_BM4_2016_0621 chromosome 4, mBalMus1.pri.v3, whole genome shotgun sequence genomic segment:
- the LOC118894575 gene encoding tubulin polyglutamylase complex subunit 2-like: MEETPPPLLGSRKPHLEKLTLGATHILESSPGVTEVTIIEKAPAECHMISSWEQKNTCVLPEDLKKFYLMTNGFHMTWNVKLDEHTIPLGSMAINSISKLTQLNQSSTYSLPNAPTLADLEDDTQDASENQPEKPQFDSRSAIFELDPCNLNGKVCLAYKRGKPALAQDTEIWFLDRALYWHFLTDTFTAYYRLLITHLGLPQWEYAFTSYGISPQAKQWFNMYKPITYNTNLITEETDSFVNKLDPSKVFKSKNKTLIPKKKGPVQPAGGQKGPTGPPSTSKSTSGSGNPVRK, translated from the coding sequence ATGGAGGAGACACCGCCCCCGCTGCTGGGCAGCCGCAAGCCGCACCTGGAGAAGCTGACCTTGGGGGCCACCCACATCCTAGAATCATCCCCAGGTGTGACAGAGGTGACCATCATAGAAAAGGCGCCTGCTGAATGTCACATGATTTCTTCATGGGAACAAAAAAATACCTGTGTGCTGCCTGAGGATCTGAAGAAGTTTTACCTGATGACCAACGGCTTCCACATGACATGGAATGTGAAGCTGGATGAACACACCATTCCATTGGGCAGCATGGCAATTAACAGCATCTCAAAACTGACTCAACTCAACCAGTCTTCCACGTACTCTCTTCCTAACGCACCAACTCTTGCAGACCTGGAGGATGATACACAAGACGCTAGTGAGAACCAGCCAGAGAAGCCTCAATTTGATTCTCGCAGTGCGATATTTGAGCTGGATCCTTGCAACCTGAATGGGAAGGTTTGCCTTGCCTACAAAAGAGGGAAACCAGCATTAGCACAAGACACTGAGATCTGGTTCTTGGACAGAGCGTTATACTGGCATTTTCTCACAGATACCTTTACTGCCTATTATCGCCTGCTTATCACCCACCTGGGCCTGCCCCAGTGGGAGTACGCCTTCACCAGCTATGGCATTAGCCCACAGGCCAAGCAATGGTTCAACATGTATAAACCCATCACCTACAACACAAACCTAATCACGGAAGAGACCGACTCCTTTGTGAACAAGCTGGATCCCAGCAAAGTGTTCAAGAGCAAGAACAAGACATTAATCCCCAAAAAGAAAGGGCCTGTTCAGCCTGCAGGTGGCCAGAAAGGGCCCACGGGTCCTCCTTCCACCTCTAAATCCACCTCTGGCTCTGGAAACCCTGTCCGAAAATGA